gtgcagtgggtagctgagaggaggtgctctctttctccatggacttttcagcagcataccaccctgcataccactgctggcttgcttctgaagctaagcagggttggtcctggtcagttcctggatgggagaccagatgctgctggaagtgggtTTGGCAGGCCAGTGGGAGGCACTCTtgcctctggtctaaaaaatatcccaatgccccatggcagtgattggggacactaccctgtgtagggtgccgtctttcggatgggacgttaaacgggtgtcctgactctctgaggtcattaaagatcccatggcacttatcataacCCCGgtatcctggctaaattcccaatctggccctcaaaccatcacggtcacctaataatccccagtttacaattggctcattcatccccctcctctcccctgtaactattccccaggtcgttgctgccaTTGAGAACATATTCtcaaataacggataaataaaaataaaagtgtcccaaaactttttggaattagtgctgcaggatgcaaatttctgtttgaaaaagctagcctttgctttcctaactgacggtgtatattggttcctgacttccctgaaaagttgcatatcgtggggactattcgaagctagtgcagtgcgccacaggatgtttttgtgttggtcaagggcagtcaagtctggagtgaaccaagggctatatctgttcttagttctacattttttgaaaggggcatgcttatttaagatggtgagtaaGGCACTTttgaagaacaaccaggcatcatctactgacgggatgaggacAATATCCtgccaggatacccgggccaggtcgattagaaaggcctgctcacagaagtgttttagggagagcgtgatgaggggtggtcgtttgaccgcggacccataacggacgcaggcaatgaggcagtgattgctgagatcctggttgaaaacagcagaggtgtatttggagggcaagttggtccggatgatatctatgagggtgcccatgtttatggatttggggttgtacctggtagggtccttgatgatttgtgtgagattgagggcatctagcttagattgtaggacggccggggtgttaagcatatcccacccagtttaggtcacctaacagtacgaactctgacgatagatggggacaatcaattcacatatggtgtccagggcagagCTGGGAGCTGATGGGGGTTTATAaaaagcggcaacagtgagagacttgtttctggagagatggatttttaaaagtagtagCTCGAACtctttgggcatagacctggataaTAGGAcaaaactctgcaggctatctctacagtagattgcaactccaccccccttttagcagttctatcttgatggaaaatgttgtaattggggatggaaatttcaggccTTCACAAGCCTTCCTAAGCCAGACTGTAATGAAGGTTCAACAGCCTGACTTCTTTATCCTGGTGATTTTATGATatcattacattttacatttatttatttgttgttgtttaaaaaagaagttacaggtcttgagagccagaaatcttgcttgtttgtaggtgaccaaatacttattttccaccataatttgcaaataaattcattaaaaatcgttcaatgtgattttctggattttttttctcgttttgtctgtcatagttgaagtgtacctatgatgaaaattacaggcctcatctttttaagtgggagaacttgcacaattggtggctgactaaatacttttttgctccccTGTATAGCTTTGTGGAAaacagaaaaacacaaaaagcTTTGGTACTGTTGAAACTCTTAAAATTGTTCATCTGTGTTGGAAAGGGAGGTTTATGTAAGGGGTTAATAAATTGAGTGCTTTCTGTCCAATATTCAGGAGGAGACTTTAGGTATACACTCTCTCTAGTATAAAATAATAACTAGGTAGACCAGGGTGAGCAGAGCagggaatatactgtatgtagctcATTATCTGGCTGGGTTACTACAGCAAGTAATTGCTTCAGAAACTCAGCATTTAGTCACGTGTCATTTCCCTTTCCCATTCAGCGATGTCATTTCCTCTAATTAATGTTGGGCTGACGGGGACTTGGACGAAGGCACATGTTAAAGGGCTCTGGGTTATGTAGACTTCTTTATGTTTCTTTTTAGTCCTCTGAACAGTGCTCTGTGAAGATGACTTACCGTTGCTCCCTCAGCCTTTTCAATCTCCTTAGATCTATGTCCCAGACAAGAATTTGAATAATTGCTGCAATCCGAGCCACAGActcaagtgtatgtaaacagacaaattatatgtatttttttttcaattgCATGTCCCCACACAATTCCTGTACAGCCAACTATCTGTGAAAAGTATAGGCATTACATTTCTTAAAGGAAAAGTTGTGCTGCTATATTTGCATCACAAGCCAACCCGGTATCATGCTCCCATAGATGACCCCACCCACCAGGCAGGGTAGTGTCACAGGCACAGGTTCGGAGAATTGTAGTGTCAGTGGAGAGTCATTGTGTGTGAGCAgtgtcctttcttctctctctcattgaaAAGCATTTGGCTTCCCCAGTGCCCCCAGTGTTCTCCTCTCATCCAGTTGTGATGTCTTATATTGTTTTCTTGACCTAGAATTCTATTGACCCTGGGCGGATGTGTATTATGTCCACGATCTGTTGTACTCAGTCTGGTGGTTTCACTATAGGATTATTGTTTCTCATTTAAGTAAATTCAAACAGTGCCttgtttgtttacattgtttGTTTAGTTTCGGGGTAAACAACAGGGTGTAGAATAATTTTTGGGAAATTGGTTGCCATGATATCATTCAGACGCATGTTTATTGCAGTAGGGATTATAATGCATTCTCACCATTTCCACTACTTTTACAGTTTACACATACATGTGCCCTCTACTGGACACTGGGTTACTATGACTGCGGGTCCATGTAACAGAGCTCTGCTTGTATTACAGGGTgacaaaggaggagagagggtgctGCAGAAGAAATGGACCACCTTCCTTAAAGCCCAGCTCCTGTGTTCACTGCCTGATGATGGCTTCCCCTTCAACATCATCCAGGACATGTTTGTGTTGACACCCAGCCCAGAAGACTGGAAGAACACTGTGTTCTACGGGGTCTTTACTTCACAGTGGTGAGGACATTATCACTTATAGAGAATGCAAGAGTGTATAAGCCCATTGATTTGGATAATGAAAGCTTCAGTGTCTGAGTTGATAATTCACTCTTCTCCactaccccagggcagtgattggggacactgccctgtgtagggttccGTCTTTCGGAtcggacgttaaacgggtgtcctgactctctgaggtcattaaagatcccatggcacttactgtaagagtaggggtgttaaccctggtgtcctggctaaattaccaatctggccctcaaaccatcacggtcacctaataatccccagtttacaattggctcattcatccccctcccctgtaactattccccaggtcgttgctgcaaatgagaacgtgttctcagtcaacttacctggtaaaataacagataaataaataaaataataatattaaaCATTTCTCCATACAACAACAGCTCACTGTCAGTTTATAGCACATTATTATTGACCCAGTCATGGCCAAACAGCCACATTTCCATTCCTTCTGTTCGTCTATGGTGTATTTGAGACGTTATTGATCAAGTACtgcatacagtggcttgcgaaagtattcacccaaCTTGGCATTtttttgccttacaacctggaattaaaaataaataatcttAGGGATAGTGAACGGGACTgttgtaaatcatgcagtgcCTTGTGTCACGAtcacagattttagagaaacaacaaatatcGGAACATATAAGTgccttatatcggctgaaagcttaaattcttgttaatagaacttcactgtccaatttacagcagCTATTactgaaaaaaaaacatgctattgtttgaggagagctcctaacaacaaaaaactttttttcactgctataggtttgataaattcacctctgaaggtgaaatgtgtacttaagttctgaaatcttgctctgatttatcatccaaagggtcccagagataacattttgttagataaaattcttttttcatatcctaaaaaggtccatatagcatgcatgatcgattttttttatttccacttgttcaatttgcaaagaaaggaatctgtgaaaatctaaccctaaacgttgtttcaaccagtcaaatcacatccgtatgtattcctcagagactctagaacgtaaccagacttcactatatcattaggggtgtagtatatcctataagtcaccaaatttggtcagagagcgacgccttcatggcacgccgatgaTGCGGGCAGTCATCACTTAATCGACtctaactttgtcaaataagcaccattCAGGGTCagacaaagctagctagatagccaatgagctgggctttccGGGAGTATCCGAAAACCCTGTATCTGTCATAAAATGTAGCTACTAACCTTGTGCTACAGCATGCgttttccttttggacaaaaaatataagagttatgaagttatgaaaactggttgttttttCGCAAATATTTGAACTTAATATGGTTACTATTACaggaaaagctaaatcaaagtccaagtatacagatttgatgaTGTTCTTTAATATGAATgcaaatgtctccttcacgatttgcccaaatgtacctgggtgacttcacactaaataTCATGTAGTtcgctcatacttcaagttatctgTCTGAAACGTTTCAGAGTgaacagtctcaaatctctggaagacaaacaggtttctctcaagaatttccctgtatttagcgccatcatgaaaaacgtccccacagcatgatgctgccaccatcatgcttcactgtgtggatgatgttctctgggtgatgagaggtgttgggtttgcagcagacatagtgtttttcttgatggccaaaaagctacattttagtctcatctgaccagagtactttcttccatatgtttggggagtctcccacatgccttttggtgaacaccaaatgtgtttgcttatttttgtctttaagcaatggctttttttctggacactcgtccataaagcccagctctgtggagtgtacggcttaaagtggtcctatggacagatactccaatctccgctgtggagctttgcagctccttcagggttatctttggtctctttgttacctcgctgattaatgccctccttgcctggtccatgagttttggtgggcagccctctcttagCAGGTTTGTTGTCGTGCCATATTCgttccatttttttataatggatttaatggtgctccgtgggatgttaaaagtttaggatatttttttagaacccaaccctgatctatacttctccacaactttgtccctgacctgtttggagagctccttggtgccGCTTACTTGTTGGtgacccttgcttagtggtgttgcagactctagtgcctttcagaacaggtgtatatgtaGTCAATTTAATTAcaagttgtaatgcaacaaaataggaaaaaggccaagggggatgaatacttttgcaaggcactgtattagttCAGCACTACTGTCAGAGTAAAGAATAGGATGATTTTAGGAAAGAGGAACATGCTGTAGCCTCACTGTTGtgtggtgttttcccaggtatAAAGGGGCCTCTGGCAGCTCAGCAGTGTGTGCCTTCACCATGGACCAGGTGGAGAGGGCCTTCAGCGGCCGTTACCGTGAGGTCAACCGGGAGACCCAGCAGTGGTACACCTACAACCACCCTATCCTTGATCCACGGCCTGGAGCGGTGAGTTACTACTGCCCTCTGCTGGGCAGCTTACATAGTATaagtcagtggttcccaacctttttcggttactgtaccaccaactgaattttgctctgcctgGAGTACCCCTGAATTACCCTCTCATGTGtattttaccagtaggcctatggtctcatgagtcttctcaagtatcccctgtggataggccaagtatgtccaagtacccctggttgggaaccactggtttaaGTAACCTGTAGTAGGCTATACTAAGCCAACCAGGTGTTTGCAGATTGGATGTGTTCTAGCCTGCCTCTCAGACACAACAGCAATCTGGACTTAACATCAGTGATTAACCAgctatctgtctctctgctgtcactaGCAGCCTTCTTCCCAGAAGGCCTGATGTTATCAAAGCTGCCACTGCTACGGCTGCTTTAATTTCCTGGCAGACTTATCAcggacacatcaaatcaaatcatcaactGAGGGATACAAACACATATTTATGAGGATAGGCAGGGGGTAGTAGTAAGCTTGTGTAGTGTGTATTGTTGCCCGGTGTGTGCTTATGAGACTCCCTGTGTTCTCTCCACAGTGCATCACTAATGCAGCCCGGGACCAgggcatctcctcctctctgcatATGCCTGACAAGGTACTAAACTTCGTCAAGGACCACTTCCTGATGGACAGTGTGATCCGCAGCCAGCCCCTCCTGCTGAAACGCAGCGTCCGCTACACCCAGATAGCTGTCCACCGGGTCCAGGCCATCAACAAACACTACAATGTGCTCTTCATTGGaacaggtactgtactgtaaacCGCCTCAGCCGACAGAACTTTTCCTCTTCTGTATGAGAGGCAGAGCTATAGCAGACACTAACCATCCACTGCTCTATCATATGTCTCTGGCAGATGATGGAAGACTCCACAAAGCCATCAATGTCAACAACAAGATGCACATCATTGAAGAGATTATGCTTTTCACAGACCCCCAGCCTGTACAGCACATTGAACTGGACTCTGAAAAGGTACAGTACTGAGAAAGAAATCAGTTTATTTCTGGAGCATAGTGGGAGTAATGATGAGCTCACTAAATGTCAGCACTGGCAGTTTAGGGGTCTCATAAGCCGTGAAGAGAGCCGGAACCTAAAGGGTAGCTCAGCCCACGTTCATTGAGATAATTGTATGCAACTTTCTCTCAGGGGAATTGAAAAAAAATAGGTCCTGTGTTACTCTGTATTGTTACTCGGTTTGGTCCTCCAGCATTGGGTTCGTCAAGGGTACAGTGTTGACATTGTTTTAGAGAGAGGTAAATGTCTGCTAATATGTGACCCAGATACCTATTCCTCCCTGGcccctgactgactgtctggtggTCTCTCCTCTACAGGGCCTGCTGTTTGTGTCCTCCTACTCTGGCCTGGTGGAGGTCCCGGTGGCTAACTGCTCCAACTACCAGAGCTGTGGAGAGTGTGTCCTGTCCAGAGACCCTTACTGTGCCTGGGAAGGGCGGCAGTGTCTGAATGTCAGGCTGGGTGGACTAGAAAAGTATGTTTCCCCCAGACCACCTGCCTCCATACATTACATTTCTATGGTCCACTCATGGACATGTAGGTGTTGCTCATCAAAGAGATACTAGCCTTGTATTAGCATGATGCCAGATAATGGTATAAACTAGTTAGATGCTAAGCCCTCATAATGACTGATAACTTTTCGGGACATTAGAGCACACCAAAGAAAAAGTGACAATACAGGATAATGCTCAATGCTGTCTGCTTACAGTACATGCTGTAGTCTGTAAAGACCTGCTATGTGTAGATTGTCAGTTAGAGGTTCTGAGTGGTTCTGAGACACCCATTTGTCTGATATACCATTGTGTCTGTGTTCTCAGCCACTGGCAGCAGGACGTGGATGAGGCAGACACATCTGTTATCTGCAACAAGACACAGCCCAGCCCTCGCTTTGCTAAACCCCCACCCACACGTAAGTACTGTACCATTCCATCAGTTCCTGCTGGATTAAATCATCTCTGTACCACTGTGCTCTACTATGGAACTGCTGTATTTACATTTCGAAGAACATTTTATTCCAATGTTCCCTACCATGATTATCAATTCCAAGCTTATTTAATGTGTTCATTCTCATCGCAGTCCTATTCAGCTACCATACTGATATAATATTACAGTTTGTTTAATCTACCTGAGATGGACTTGCTTTcacaaatgaaaaataaaaaagcCATTTCTCTTGTTGTCCGCAGGGATGTCTTCATGCCAGGTGATAATGATCCCAGCCAACATGTTCAAAGTGCTGCCCTGTAAGCTGCGCTCCAACCTGGCAGAGAGGAAGTGGGAGTACAGTGAGGGTGCAGGTCACTTCCTGTACCCCAGTCCTGAGGGAGGTCTAGTGGTGGTGGCCCAGGCTGACAGACAGGAGACCTATGAGTGCTGGTCAGTGGAGGAGGGCTTCAGGCAACTCCTGGCCAACTACTGTGTTAGGGGAGAGGCCAGGCAGGAGAGCACCACCCTCATTGGCCGCTCACGCACCCCTCTGGTCCCACAGGAGGAGCCAATCATCCTACCTGGAGAGACCCGCTCCCCACAGATCAACACCAAGACCTACTGGAACGAGCTCATCATAGTGTGTGCCCTGCTGGGCTTCTCCCTGGTAGTCTTCTCCCTATTTGCGGTCTACAGGAACCACGACCGCATGAAGTCCATGCTGAAGGAAGGCGAGTGCCCCAACATGCAGCAGAAGAAACCCAGGCTAGTGGGGAATCCGGCTGAGAACTTGCCTCTGAATGGCAACAGCACAGTGCCAGCCTCTGTGTCAGACCACAAGGGTTACCAGACCCTCAATGACAACTACATCTGCAACACACCGCCACATGAGTGCTCATCACCAGACAACAGCAAGAGCTTCTCCGAGTCAGAAAAGAGGCCTCTGAACTTGAAGGAAAGCACTGTAGAGATCTCGCCCATCTGCCCGCGGCCTCGTGTGAGACTGGGCTCAGAGATCAAAGATTCCATTGTGTGAGGACAGCTTTGATCAACTTGAGCAGGAGATAAAACCCTAATGTGGAGTGATTAACTATTAGCCATAAGAAAAGGGGGACTtacaatcaaataaaaacatagaAGGAAGGAACACTGAAGAGGGACATTTCATTACACTGCTTTTGCACTTTTGTCTTTTTCATTTTGTCCCTGTGGTCAGTTCTCATTTCCTTGTTGtcactcctctttctctagtgCACCTGAAGCACAACTAAGAGGAAGCTGATACAGATTGCCTTCAGACTATTGAAGCTGTGGAATGATGGTTATGGTGGACATAGGACACATACAGCTGATTTTGTCCTTCTGTAACAGTTTTTATATGATTCAGTCATGTTGTTTTTATGCATTGCCACTCAGTCCGTCCAAATGTTCTGTTGGCATTGCATTGAAAGTAGAGCGATACTCTAGAGCTGACCCATAACGCTCCCATCTACATCCACAATTAGTGTGCGCTTAGCCCTACACTGAGAATGATAGTAGAATAACAAACAACCTCTAATTCAAACACTATAGTAAGTAGATCAATAGGCCTTTCACTGATGACTTAGTTATAACAGCAGTCTATCAGCTATTAATTCAAAGCAGTTTAAACTGTGGATGACCTTAGTGCAGCATAACCAGGCAGACATTAGAATGGAATCCACTGGTCAAGAGAGGGCTGACCATCCCAGAGAGACATGGAAAGGAACCAATGAGGAAGGAATGAAAGAGGTAGGGACCACCTGGCATGAGGTGTGGAAAAAGAGCACGCAACAGAATAACATAATACTGGAGAGGTGTTGTTGTCGAGGTTCTCTGCCCTGCTCCATCAGGAGCTTAGAGATTAAGTCAAGACTTGAATGACTAACATGTCTTGTGAAGGAGTAAAGAGAGAAAGCAACACTATCCCCCCAAATGGAGAGTAGTACAGATGGGGTTTGTACATCCAAAGGTATTGGAGGATATGgtgcctaacatgctgaccagaccggacacgtcgcgtgtgcgagcgttgcaaaataaatttacacatatgttattcaatcattgcacccacactgctcgctgGTATCAGCGAGCGTCTGCTTGGCCAGGCGGTAAAATAGaaattggttctatttgtgacaccTCAACGCGCTGCAAGTccagcctctcccatctcctcgttggtttttagaagcatatacccacgtgccatctcctcattggtttttagaagCATATGCCCACATGCCATTTCCTCAtaggtttttaggagcatatacccacgtgggtgattgaaagattaacTTAGGTCTACACTCCGGTAGGTTGTAGTAATGCActgtaaagttggttgccaaccgccatattaAATCCAaaataagaagaagaagcctgagaaaggaggagagatgacgagaAAGGAATTCAGTTtaccgttttatctgtggattaattgttggagtagaggacaTTGTGCATTTCATCTAAAATAACAAactaatgtttatatcccaggacaaattagctagcaacagcaagctagctagttaaattGACACAAATGTTtcatgctttttgacctgtccccaaatgtaatataattggttcagagtttgttttgatatttcaacctgcgtgtcctgatcgcttCTGGTGTGGGTGAACAAAATCAACGTTCGTATGTccggtttggtcagcatgtaagtTATGTGTACGATTGACATTCACAGGGTTGAAGCGTACCCCTGACATTGGGGAAGACCCGAGACCAGGTATTAACATATGATTCATTATGGAGCCAACAGATTATGCAAAGCACACAATGTGAAGTGGGGTGCAAGGTCACACCAAAAGAGAATCTCATCTTGAGACTGTGCAGGCGCGTAGGTGTCCACACAATCTTGATTATACCCACATTATACCCACATATAATTTAGTATGCAAAAGATTGAGCCCTTTCTGTGGCATAGCGGAATGGGATGAGAGAGAGCTTATCACTAGGCCTGGAGTTGCTGTAGCTAGGCTGAGATCCCGGTATAAAATGCTGACTAGTTCAGTTTGTCAGTCAGAAACTGATTCCTTCGATCCAAATTCAGTCACTTCAGACACCAAGTTAATGTTGGCTAAGACTTGTGTAAAAACCTGTTCACC
This DNA window, taken from Oncorhynchus kisutch isolate 150728-3 linkage group LG22, Okis_V2, whole genome shotgun sequence, encodes the following:
- the LOC109867473 gene encoding semaphorin-4B isoform X2; the protein is MLYVGAREELFALNLSDISRVKLQRNLTWSTHEKKRDECSFKGKDLQTDCFNYIKILLRVNSTHLYVCGTYAFSPICAYINTADFTLVRSQTGEIVTEDGRGRCPFNPEYKSTAIMADGELYAGTVSNFQGNEPIIYKSLGQGAALKTENSLNWLQDPAFVGSAYIQESLPKGNLVGDDDKIYFFFSEAGKEFEFFDNTIVSRIARVCKGDKGGERVLQKKWTTFLKAQLLCSLPDDGFPFNIIQDMFVLTPSPEDWKNTVFYGVFTSQWYKGASGSSAVCAFTMDQVERAFSGRYREVNRETQQWYTYNHPILDPRPGACITNAARDQGISSSLHMPDKVLNFVKDHFLMDSVIRSQPLLLKRSVRYTQIAVHRVQAINKHYNVLFIGTDDGRLHKAINVNNKMHIIEEIMLFTDPQPVQHIELDSEKGLLFVSSYSGLVEVPVANCSNYQSCGECVLSRDPYCAWEGRQCLNVRLGGLENHWQQDVDEADTSVICNKTQPSPRFAKPPPTRMSSCQVIMIPANMFKVLPCKLRSNLAERKWEYSEGAGHFLYPSPEGGLVVVAQADRQETYECWSVEEGFRQLLANYCVRGEARQESTTLIGRSRTPLVPQEEPIILPGETRSPQINTKTYWNELIIVCALLGFSLVVFSLFAVYRNHDRMKSMLKEGECPNMQQKKPRLVGNPAENLPLNGNSTVPASVSDHKGYQTLNDNYICNTPPHECSSPDNSKSFSESEKRPLNLKESTVEISPICPRPRVRLGSEIKDSIV
- the LOC109867473 gene encoding semaphorin-4B isoform X1; protein product: MSWLAVVRRGAMWTISMAQLCLPAFLLLLAYAFVQAAATEDDVTPRLSFTYNANERSAKRFSVDGVFNYTSLLLSKEDNMLYVGAREELFALNLSDISRVKLQRNLTWSTHEKKRDECSFKGKDLQTDCFNYIKILLRVNSTHLYVCGTYAFSPICAYINTADFTLVRSQTGEIVTEDGRGRCPFNPEYKSTAIMADGELYAGTVSNFQGNEPIIYKSLGQGAALKTENSLNWLQDPAFVGSAYIQESLPKGNLVGDDDKIYFFFSEAGKEFEFFDNTIVSRIARVCKGDKGGERVLQKKWTTFLKAQLLCSLPDDGFPFNIIQDMFVLTPSPEDWKNTVFYGVFTSQWYKGASGSSAVCAFTMDQVERAFSGRYREVNRETQQWYTYNHPILDPRPGACITNAARDQGISSSLHMPDKVLNFVKDHFLMDSVIRSQPLLLKRSVRYTQIAVHRVQAINKHYNVLFIGTDDGRLHKAINVNNKMHIIEEIMLFTDPQPVQHIELDSEKGLLFVSSYSGLVEVPVANCSNYQSCGECVLSRDPYCAWEGRQCLNVRLGGLENHWQQDVDEADTSVICNKTQPSPRFAKPPPTRMSSCQVIMIPANMFKVLPCKLRSNLAERKWEYSEGAGHFLYPSPEGGLVVVAQADRQETYECWSVEEGFRQLLANYCVRGEARQESTTLIGRSRTPLVPQEEPIILPGETRSPQINTKTYWNELIIVCALLGFSLVVFSLFAVYRNHDRMKSMLKEGECPNMQQKKPRLVGNPAENLPLNGNSTVPASVSDHKGYQTLNDNYICNTPPHECSSPDNSKSFSESEKRPLNLKESTVEISPICPRPRVRLGSEIKDSIV